A single region of the Leptodactylus fuscus isolate aLepFus1 chromosome 5, aLepFus1.hap2, whole genome shotgun sequence genome encodes:
- the LOC142205132 gene encoding E3 ubiquitin/ISG15 ligase TRIM25-like: protein MASAGLEKELECSICLSLYTDPVTLRCGHNFCRVCIDQHLNTQEGSGAYSCPECREEFQERPELKKNITLCNVVENVQSTQSHQEEISGIRCTYCVDSPAPAVRSCLHCEASLCDKHLRVHSKGPEHVLTEPSTDLEKRKCPVHKKVLEYYCTEDSACICVSCSLAGEHRGHRVEMLDEASEKKKKKLKDVLQKLTTKREKTEERVQSLEEQWGKAQEKASGDAKRVTALFIDLRRRLDHLEKEILSEISRQEQQRSLSLSNVIHKLEIKKDELSRKMRHIEELCKMSDPLTVLQDPDTGDLCDPEEGGGDEDTGGHDGGDEDTGGHNGGDEDTGGHGGGDEDTGGHGGGDEDTGGHGGGDEDTGGHGRGDEDTGGHGGGDEDTGGHGRGDEDTGGHNGGDEDTGGHGGGDEDTGGHGRGDEDTGGHDGGDEDTGGHNGGDEDTGGHGGGDEDTGGHGGGDWGLELISHTLHTILDFIRGVNVSFYIQDPADILLDVNTAHHNLLISDNLKTVTWTDIRQTYPDTPERFQDYPQVISSSRFTSGRHCWGVEIGDSGVWRVGVCYPSIARRGPQSYIGDNKSWGLCIDQLHEDHCLLLHDSREIQLPHQISSNKFVIYVDYEAGQLSFYELCDPIKHLYTFTEPLNAALWVHNDYIKLFGDSSDSEDSDA from the exons acacaacttctgccggGTCTGTATCGATCAGCACCTGAATACACAGGAGGGGTCCGGAGCTTATTCCTGTCCTGAATGTAGAGAAGAGTTTCAGGAACGTCCTGAACTGAAGAAGAACATAACTCTGTGTAATGTAGTGGAGAACGTTCAGTCTACTCAGTCACATCAGGAGGAGATCTCGGGGATCCGCTGCACTTACTGTGTGGACTCTCCTGCACCGGCTGTTAGGTCCTGTCTACATTGTGAAGCTTCTCTGTGTGATAAACATCTGAGAGTCCACAGCAAAGGACCAGAACACGTCCTAACTGAGCCCAGCACCGacctggagaagaggaaatgtCCTGTCCATAAGAAGGTCCTGGAATATTACTGCACCGAGGACTCTGCTTGTATCTGTGTGTCCTGTAGTCTGGCCGGAGAACATAGAGGACATCGGGTGGAGATGCTGGATGAGGcctctgagaagaagaagaagaaactcaAAGACGTTCTCCAGAAACTGACCACAAAGAGAGAGAAGACTGAGGAAAGAGTCCAGAGTCTGGAGGAGCAATGGGGAAAAGCTCAAGAAAAAGCATCTGGAGATGCCAAGAGAGTCACTGCCCTGTTTATAGACCTCAGGAGACGACTGGACCACCTGGAGAAGGAGATCCTGAGTGAGATCTCCAGGCAGGAGCAGCAGCGGTCACTGTCACTGTCCAATGTGATCCATAAACTGGAAATAAAGAAGGACGAGCTGTCCAGGAAGATGCGGCACATTGAGGAGCTGTGTAAGATGTCTGAtccactgactgtcttacaggatccagatacaggtgacttgtgtgatccAGAGGAGGGcggaggtgatgaggacacaggaggacacgATGGAGGTGATGAGGACACCGGAGGACACAATGGAGGTGATGAGGACACGGGAGGACATGGtggaggtgatgaggacacaggaggacatggtggaggtgatgaggacacaggaggacacgGTGGAGGTGATGAGGACACGGGAGGACATGGTAGAGGTGATGAGGACACGGGAGGACATGGTGGAGGTGATGAGGACACGGGAGGACATGGTAGAGGTGATGAGGACACGGGAGGACACAATGGAGGTGATGAGGACACGGGAGGACATGGtggaggtgatgaggacacaggaggacatggtagaggtgatgaggacacaggaggacacgATGGAGGTGATGAGGACACCGGAGGACACAATGGAGGTGATGAGGACACGGGAGGACACGGtggaggtgatgaggacacaggaggaCATGGTGGAG GTGATTGGGGTCTGGAGCTGATCTCGCACACATTACACACAATATTAGATTTCATCAGAGGTGTAAATGTCTCCTTCTATATACAGGATCCGGCagacatattactggatgtaaACACAGCTCATCACAATCTCCTTATATCAGACAACCTGAAAACTGTGACCTGGACAGATATAAGACAGACGTACCCCGACACACCAGAGAGATTCCAGGACTATCCTCAGGTGATAAGTAGCAGCAGATTTACATCAGGGAGACATTGCTGGGGTGTGGAGATTGGTGACTCAGGGGTATGGAGGGTGGGGGTGTGTTACCCCAGTATAGCCAGGAGGGGGCCTCAGTCATACATTGGAGATAATAAGTCCTGGGGTTTATGTATAGATCAGCTACATGAGGATCACTGTTTACTTCTACATGACAGTAGAGAGATCCAGTTACCTCACCAGATCTCCAGTAATAAATTTGTTATCTATGTGGACTATGAGGCCGGGCAGTTGTCCTTCTACgagctgtgtgaccccatcaAGCACTTATACACCTTCACCGAGCCCCTCAATGCTGCCTTATGGGTACATAATGATTATATAAAGCTATTTGGGGATAGCAGCGATTCTGAGGATTCAGATGCATAG